The Augochlora pura isolate Apur16 chromosome 4, APUR_v2.2.1, whole genome shotgun sequence genome segment CACGGTCGGAAATGTTCGGATCATTGTcaataaagtgaaaataaaacgcTCTCGCCTACGAGTTTCCATGATCATACATCTGTAAATCGGATGGTCTATCTCCAGGCGTGACCCATTCCGACTGCAGACGGTTAAGATACGCAAATTCTCAGATACGAGTAGATTTATGACTCGAGCGACTGAATGTTCTACTTCAGAGTTTCATCAATTTATATCAACTGgcaatataacaaatttattaataaaatgagaatcatGTGTATAGTAAATTCACTCTAATTGTCCAACAGCTTGTAACCGAAGTGGACAActtgggaagaggagatacgattatccGAGCTTCACGTCTCGTTTTCATAGTTGATGATAATCGGGAACGGACAGCTGGGGAGgatgtactgtattatacatacTAACATATTCATATATACAATGTAGTATCTAATTcattacaatgaaataatgaaataatgcgGAACACTTGAGCATcgtgtataattattagaaaggTCTTccaaagataaaataatttactcttTTCATACACTTTATTTGTTCGAGAACCTCTTTGACTCATCTTTACATTTTGTTCTGACGTTTTCTTTGGATATCTATGGTTGTACATATTTCTCGCTGTTGGCATCAGTAAGAAATAGCGCTCTCGATCTAACCAGATAGCGCATCTCGATTTATTCAGATAGCGTGCCTCGATCTCTGCAAATCATCAacgatatttttgtaatgcAGTCCGAATTGATAATTTAGACTATTCCTTTGTTATTACTTACAATTCTTCAAAACATCATTGATAGTTTTGAGAAGAGCGTTCTTGGGACCACAGTTACCATGGAAATCATCGGTGTCAATGCTCCAGATCATAACACCACCGAGATTTTTATGCTTGGCGAATTCAGCCTTTGGCTTGATCGAGCTGTAAAAACATTTGTATGGTATTATACAACCGATTCGACGCCTTTGACATactcaaaattttaatattgacaaTGAACATTCACCTGGGATCATCGTAGCTGACCCACTGTTTACCCTTGTACGCATACGGCACGTCTTCCTTACTATCTCGGACGACCGTCCATCCGCCATTCTTCAGGTCTACGCATATCTCGTTATAACCAATGTTACCCTCGTCGTTAGTGTACGGTCCCTTTTTACCGGGACCGGATGTAGGGGCATGAAGACCATGCTTACTGCTATCCTTCAGAGTAAACGTTATTCCATAGAACGGTACACCAAGGATGAGCTTGTGGGCCGGAGCACCTTGATCGAGCCAATAGTGAATGCTAGCGTTCTAGCAACAATAGAAATATCTTCAGTAAAGCCGTCTACTTAGAACTGTTTAAGCAGAAAGATCGTTATAGTGAACTACGTAAAAAACCTTTATCATAAGAATATGGATAGGAAATTCTTTTACCATGTTACATCGAAATCTTGCTTTCAGAGTAtgattgaatataataatttgttctgATATACGTACAATATTCAATTGCCAGTCGTAGCTGTCGTGCGCGTCTCTCTCAGATGCGTAGATCGGAGAATTCATGCCGGTGTAACCGTTCCAATATCCATTAAAGTCGTAGGTCATGACGTTAATGAAGTCCAACTGTTCCGCGATCTTCCGGATTTTGTACGATTTCGAAGCGGAATCTTGTTCGGCGCCGACAGCGGCACTGAGACTCCACTGGTGTTTGGAGAATGCGCTTTTCAGTTCCTTCAACAACTCAACGTAGTTGTTCTTGTCAGCCTTCTTTCCACCATTTTGATTTGGATATTCCCAATCGACGTCCAATCCGTCAAAGTTGTACTTTTGAAGATAGTGTACCGCGCTTTGCACGAACCGAGAACGCGATTCTGCGTCCGCGGCAATGTTGGAGAACTTTTTCGACTTCTCGGAAGCCCCTCCGACAGAAAGCAGAGCTTTGGCTCCGTGGCCTTTCACGTATTTGGTGAATTGCGGCAAATCGGACTCGTCATCGAGCAACTTGAACTCTCCGCTAGATTTCACCCCGACGAAGGAGTAAATCACGTGGGTGCAGAGTTTCACGTCAAGTGAGGTGATTGGGAACTTGCCTTGTCCGGGATTGTCTTTCGCCCAGCCCTCATAGTAACAGATGATTTTATCTGCATGTTTTTAGTTGGAAAAAAACAACTTTCTTAAGAAAACATCACCAGATCGCCAAGTACAAAAGACATGGTaatgtgaaagaaaattttatcaaatttcatgGAATGTACTACAGGAATTAGAATAAGAAACGTAAAATTTGAGAATACTCACTCTCCGCGAATGTTGAGACTGCGATAGCCAAGAAGATGGCGATAACCGAAAATTTCGTAAGCATCTCTAAAAAAGTTGttgttttctatattaatagaatgtagatcttcaattataaaataatgattaatttaattaggtgatttataaagtgaaaatttccataaaaaatatgtgcaatgtaattgttatatacgAAACTAAAATGATGTTTTTAGTGGAAGAATTTGAGCGAACCCATGAATTCTTTCTCACCGTTCTCCTCGGCCGACCAGCTGTCGACTTCAACACTTGCATAAagcgatttcaattttgtcgGCCCTACTTATACTCAGCGTTGCGTGTTTTTGTTCCCATTGAAATGTATcagcaaattaaataaaccattGCCCCTACCTCGTGTGCTATTATAACGTTATTTAAGAGACATTCTTATCACAGCAAAGTGTTAAGCAAATATACCACGTAAGTATGAATGTATGTACGCGTCGTGGGTGTGCAGGATTTCTACGAAACACTTGTATTTGCAGTAGCATTgttaatttcgatttctttgAGGGCACATTAGGTTATTGAACCTTTGTGAACATTGAAATGTGTTCTAGTAAAAAACAGTGGCGTTCGGAGATTAGTTTGTTTGCCTAATAAGAATAACTTATTACactaatacaaaattttttcacATGAGATTAAAATGATGTATACGATCTTCTCTCTTGAGAGTTTTCCTGCGTGTAAATATAGTCTATTTAGCTGTGATAGTCTCTAGGCGGTAATTACTTAAGATGTTACCTATTATTGCCATTTTCTAACGAACCTACTTTAGATATGATGAACTAGTATTTtaacaaaacattttatatagtgACTGACATTCGGATGGAACACtttgaatattataacatacgTGCAAAAATCTGAAGATGTTAcgtttatcgaaaaatattcgtctGTTCtaggaaatattattactgaaaattttaattttgcagatAAGTACTCTTATTCCCTATTATCATTtgtaattctgaaataattttcattaattattctttgctGAGTGTCTGTATAGAAACTGACATTTAAGAACAACTCAATTGTTGTCATATATCATCAAATTGATAAAATCAACGCGCTGCGCcacttaattaataatataggaCTGAGAAGCAGACATCTCGGCAGCTCTAACAACGAGGCTGAGAGTGTGACCGTAGTTATCGAAAGCCTGTCTTAGCTTACGCAATAGAGCCACGAAGTTCTCTCAATCATTCAACTGGCCATCGCGGTGATTAGGATGCTCCCAATCGAGGGTAAATaggttttaaataaaaaaacgtcGAAATTGTATCATTGCAGGGAGTTTACCACCTTCTGAATGAAATTAGGCCGCTTGCCTGGACAGCTAACAATCTAGAAAAACTTGGTGAACCTTTTATTCCAACCACCAAACGCTATCGTAGCTCTAGTACCGCGACTCTCTTTAATAAGGGCATCAAACTTGCCACTACACAATCGCAGTTTTTACACGCCTTTCTCCAAAAACTGTAAATCTACAGCTTTTTAAATCTCTCAACGCCTGTAGTTCGACTATGGTTTAACCGATCTCGATCAAATTTTCaacatatatttcatataagtTACCAACATCTacgaaagataattttaaattatcattatggAATCTGataaagttaaaaaacgagagatttcttattttttagtcattccaagtaatagcaaaattaacaaaaagcaTTTTCGTCATTGTTTAGTATACTAGTACTTCCATCATCTAagaaaattcaagtaatttagTACTGCTTTAAAAAAAGCTATAACGATTTTGAAGTGCCCTTAAGTACGCATGTATAAACAATGCAGTATCTAATACATTTGAATCATACAGTGACGAGTAATCGTGTATTCcgcataattattaaaaaggtGTGGTAAGGATCAAACAATTTGCTCTTTTTATACagttaatttattcgttaatttattacattatatgcCATCGTTTAAATACTTATAATCGCACGAATCTCTTGTTGACGACATTAGTAGGCACCAACGTCCTCGATCCGTCCCGATAATGCAACTCGATCTCTGCAGGTACATCATCAACCATACTTTTGTAATGCAgttttaattcgtaatttattctatttttttgcCATTACTTACAATTCCTCAAAACCCCATTGATAGCATGGAGAAGTGCGTTCTTGGGACCGCAATTACCATGGAAATCATCGGTATCAACGCTCCAAATCATCACACCACCGAGATTGTGGTGCTTGGCGAATCCAGCTTTGTGTCTGATTGAtctgtaaaaacattttatatgaacGTATAGAAATTCGTAATATACGGTATTATACAACCGATTTGACACCTTTGACAtactcaatattttaatattagcaATGAACATTCACCTGGGATCATCGTAGCTGATCCACTGGTTACCCTTGTACGCATACGGCACTTTTTCGTAACGAGTTCGGACGACAGTCCATCCACCATTCTTGAGCTCTACGCACAACTCATTATAACCAATGTTACCCTCGTCGTTAGTGTATGGTCCCTTTATCCCAGGGCCAGATGTGGGGACATGAAGATGGTGTTGGCCGGCGTCCTTCAGGGTGAAGGTTATTCCGTAGAATGGCACTCCCAGGATGAGCTTGTGGGCCGGAGCACCTTGATTGAGCCAATAGTGAATGCTAGAGTTCTGCCGACAGCATGAAGAACCTCAATAGATctatttacttaaaaatatagtgACCTATGTAGGAACTTTTGTCGTCATATTACATCGAAATCTTGCTTTCAATATATGaccgaatataataatttgttcggACATACGTACAATATTCAATTGCCAGTCGTAGCTGTCGCGCGAGTCTCTAACAGATGCGTAGAGTGGAGAATTCATGCCGGTGTAACCGTTCCAGTATCCATTAAAGTCGTAGGTCATGACGTTAATGAAGTCCAACTGTTCCGCGACCTCCCGGATTTTGTACGATCTCGAAGCGGAATCTTCTTCGGCACCGACAGCAGCACTGAGACTCCAGTGGTGTTCGGCGAACGCGTTTTTCAGTTCCCTCAACAATTGAATGTAGTTATTCTTGTCTTCTTCCCTGCCACCATTTTGATTAGGATACTCCCAGTCAACGTCCAGTCCGTCAAAGTTATGCCTCTGGAGGTGGTGGACTGCGCTGGTCACAAAACGAGCACGCGATGCTGGGTCCGCGGCGATATTGGAGAACCTCCTCGACTTTTCGGAGGCTCCGCCGACGGAAAGCAAGGCTTTGGCACCGTGACTCTTCACGTAGTTTGCGAAGTGTGTCAAATCGGACGCATCGTCAAGCAACCTGAACAATCCGTTACGTTGGACCCCGATGAAAGAGTAAATCACGTGGGTGCAGAGATTCACGTCAAGAGAGGTGATTGGGAATTTGCCTGGTCCGGGATTGTACTTCGCCCAGCTTTCATAGTAGCAGATGATTTTATctggatttttaattagaagaacaatttttttaaggGAACATCGCCAAGTACGAGGAACATGTTAATGTGGAAGGAAATTGTAATGAGTTTCGCGAAATAGTTGTGTGGAAGTTAGAACAAGGAACGTAAcagtataatttgaaatactaATCTCATTTCCATTcaggaattttgaaaatacttaCTCTCCGCGAATGCTGAGGCCGCGATAGCCAAGAAGATGGCGATAATCGCAATTTTCATACGCATCTGTGAAAAGGTCTAAATTAATAGAAGTCGAACTAAAAAAATGTCGGATACTTTAGCATGTACATCtctaattgtaaaataatttaactagAAGTGTTCCAAAGtgaaaatttccattaaaaatgtttacaaagCAACCGATAAATATATACGAAACTAAGATCATGTCTTTAGTCAAAGAATTTAAGTGAAATCATACTGTCTCGTGGATTGGTCCAACGACGACTTCAACAGTTGTcgaaagtaatttcaattttgtcgGCCGTACTTATACCCAGTATTACGTGTCTTTATTCTCATTCCGATGTAtcaggaaattaaataaactattgtCGCAGCCACGTGTGacattttaactttatttaaatcattcttATCGCAGCAACGTGTTAAGCAAACATACCATATAAGTTTGAACGCGTTGCTCATGTGCAGGATTCCTTCGAAATACCTATATTTGCAATAGCATTCATTAGGGTATTAGTTTTTTGTGAATATTATGTGTTCTAGTGAAAAAACAATGCCATTCGGGAATTAGTTTGTTGTTTGCCTAACAGGAATCTCCTTTTACAATTATAGCGAAGTTTTCCAATTGTGATTGAATGTACGATGTTtataactttctttttttaaaagttttcgTATGTATAActatagattatttaattttcataaattcgaattcgaatgaaataatatcatatgTGTAAGTTCTTCATATGTTCAAATTCTGGAGATGCATCGAGATTGAATTGTTTTTTCGCAGAACTGTTataatcgattatattttaatgctaCAGATAAATACTCCTATCCTCTATTATCATTTGTAATTCTGCAATGATTCTGGAATATTTGTTTAGACCGCACTTGAACtttgttagttattattaatcattgactgatattttttatcgatACTTACAATTAATAGTAAGCCATAAAGATAGCCATACTCTATTCATACATCGCTTTACactaatttttccaattattcgCGGTAGTCCGTTAAGAATGATGTGTTACTAACTACTaaagaagtaaaattatatcgagcaataaaattaagaaaacatttttactaaaactttttattaaaacgttttgaaaattacaaattgtgTATAtcatacaaatttaatttaattgcacgGTTCAGCAACCCGGTACTTTGTCTCTGTAGTTGCAGCCGATGATAGTCGGGTCGAAGACGAGGCCGTCTGGACATTGGAACCTGTATGACACCAATTTTCCACCCTGATTCACGCAATTATAGAAAACGGAGCAGTCTTGAGGATCGCGAATATATCCTTCCTTCTGACAGATTCCTGACGCCGGTGGATTGGGCGGTTTTGGAGTAGGTGCTGGCGTAGGTTTTGGCGTTGGGGGTGGATTAGGATCACTAGGTACGCGGCCATTCATAACTTCGTTCATAGTAGTCAAAAGAGGGTATTTTTGTCCACAGATACCACGGAAATCGTCGGTTTCAACGCTCCACATCATGACACCGGCGAGACCCTGATTGTTGGCGTAGATACACTTCTCGCGAACGGATCTAAAAGCGAACACAAATACGTCAGTATAAAGGGCGTGAAGGGTTTGCATTAAAAGACATTCGAAAAGTGGATGTTACAGTTTGCTGTTGAACAAACTAACACCTACTCGACATCATCGTATCCAATCCATTGGTTCCCTTTGACAATATAAGGCACACGTTGTTGAGGTTCTCTGCGAACGTCCCAACCACCTTTGCGAAGAGATTCGCAAATTTCGTTGTAGCCGAGCATGCCTGCTTCTCTGGTGTACGGACCAGCAGCTCCGGGACCAGACGCTGGAGCACCTATACCGTTGTTGCTGGGGTTCGCCAAAGTGAAGGTTCTTCCGTAGGATGGAATACCAAGAACGAGCTTGTCAGCTGGGGCACCTTGAGAGAGCCAGTAGCGGACGGAAGAGTCCTAGAATAGTAAAATAGAGTACATTATAGAAACCGGAAGATTAAACATAAATGATGAAGTGCGCCAACAGCCATATTGTTCACTTACAACGTTGAGTTTGGCCTGATCCCCTGACTCGCGCGAGGCAGGGTAGAGAGGGGCGTTGAGACCAGCCCAGTTGTTCCAGGATCCGTTCATGTCATAAGCCATCAAGTTGATGAAGTGAACATACTGAGCAACTTGATTAATGATATAGGATTGAGAAGCAGACTTCTCGGCGGCACCAACGGCCACACTGAGGATATAACCGTGGCTATCTAAAGCTTGTCTCAGCTCCCTCAATAGAGCCACAAAATTCTGTCGGTCATTTGGTTGACCACCGCGTTGATTAGGGTACTCCCAGTCAACGTCGAAACCGTCGAAATTGTATTGTTGCAGGAATTTGACCACATTTTGGACAAAATTGGACCGGATACCCGGATTCGCAACTACTTGGGAGAACTTAATAGAGCCCTCGTTCCAGCCTCCGATGGCGATCATAGCCTTGGCACCTCCCTGTTTGCTGCGAGCGACGAACTTGCCAAAGCCGTCTTTGCCGCCACCATCGGGCAAATCAGCCCAAGCATCCATAACTCTGACAGTGCCATCCGTGTTAATACCAATGAAACTGTAGATCATGTGCGTGCAAAGATTAGGGTTGATGTCGTTTATATCAATCTTCCCGTCCCCTGGACGATAAATGGTCCAGCTACCGAAGTAGCAAACGATCTTCTCTAGACAAGGAGagtgttttatattatatacacgaTAAGTATCATATATCTTGTCAATAGAATAAAGTTCTCACGGGTAATTGACAAGATAGGCAACGTTATTTCGTCAGTATAATcaagaataaaatgatactTACTTTCAGCTTGGACATTGGCGACGATAGTCGCTATGAAAGCGACTAAAAACGCTACCTTGAACATCTGGAAACAAGAGATTCATTTCTTAACTCTTTATCTACTGATAGCTTTGTAACTCGTTAGGAAGACTGGATGATTacggattattttattaagtaaagAATTAGTCATTGAACAAGCTGTGGTCttataaatacagtattaCCTTGTTAACTCGACTT includes the following:
- the LOC144468934 gene encoding endochitinase-like; translated protein: MLTKFSVIAIFLAIAVSTFAENKIICYYEGWAKDNPGQGKFPITSLDVKLCTHVIYSFVGVKSSGEFKLLDDESDLPQFTKYVKGHGAKALLSVGGASEKSKKFSNIAADAESRSRFVQSAVHYLQKYNFDGLDVDWEYPNQNGGKKADKNNYVELLKELKSAFSKHQWSLSAAVGAEQDSASKSYKIRKIAEQLDFINVMTYDFNGYWNGYTGMNSPIYASERDAHDSYDWQLNINASIHYWLDQGAPAHKLILGVPFYGITFTLKDSSKHGLHAPTSGPGKKGPYTNDEGNIGYNEICVDLKNGGWTVVRDSKEDVPYAYKGKQWVSYDDPSSIKPKAEFAKHKNLGGVMIWSIDTDDFHGNCGPKNALLKTINDVLKN
- the LOC144469160 gene encoding chitinase-3-like protein 1 isoform X1 translates to MFKVAFLVAFIATIVANVQAEKKIVCYFGSWTIYRPGDGKIDINDINPNLCTHMIYSFIGINTDGTVRVMDAWADLPDGGGKDGFGKFVARSKQGGAKAMIAIGGWNEGSIKFSQVVANPGIRSNFVQNVVKFLQQYNFDGFDVDWEYPNQRGGQPNDRQNFVALLRELRQALDSHGYILSVAVGAAEKSASQSYIINQVAQYVHFINLMAYDMNGSWNNWAGLNAPLYPASRESGDQAKLNVDSSVRYWLSQGAPADKLVLGIPSYGRTFTLANPSNNGIGAPASGPGAAGPYTREAGMLGYNEICESLRKGGWDVRREPQQRVPYIVKGNQWIGYDDVESVREKCIYANNQGLAGVMMWSVETDDFRGICGQKYPLLTTMNEVMNGRVPSDPNPPPTPKPTPAPTPKPPNPPASGICQKEGYIRDPQDCSVFYNCVNQGGKLVSYRFQCPDGLVFDPTIIGCNYRDKVPGC
- the LOC144468824 gene encoding endochitinase-like; this translates as MRMKIAIIAIFLAIAASAFAENKIICYYESWAKYNPGPGKFPITSLDVNLCTHVIYSFIGVQRNGLFRLLDDASDLTHFANYVKSHGAKALLSVGGASEKSRRFSNIAADPASRARFVTSAVHHLQRHNFDGLDVDWEYPNQNGGREEDKNNYIQLLRELKNAFAEHHWSLSAAVGAEEDSASRSYKIREVAEQLDFINVMTYDFNGYWNGYTGMNSPLYASVRDSRDSYDWQLNINSSIHYWLNQGAPAHKLILGVPFYGITFTLKDAGQHHLHVPTSGPGIKGPYTNDEGNIGYNELCVELKNGGWTVVRTRYEKVPYAYKGNQWISYDDPRSIRHKAGFAKHHNLGGVMIWSVDTDDFHGNCGPKNALLHAINGVLRN